Part of the Gopherus evgoodei ecotype Sinaloan lineage unplaced genomic scaffold, rGopEvg1_v1.p scaffold_33_arrow_ctg1, whole genome shotgun sequence genome, aaattctcagagatctattgacttcaacagaactatGACAATTTAAACCAGCTAAGAATTAGCCTCTTGATTTTTCAGGAACCCATGTGTGATACTTCGTTTATTCAGTGAAATAAAACACAGCATGTTTAAAATTTATCCAGTCAAAACAACTCAAAGTTCAAACACAGAGTACTTTTGATGAGTTGTTTGTAAATGAGCGATGGAGTAAGATATAGTCATAAAAAATCTTTGCTAAATAAGGCTTAATAAGGATTTATAAGAAAATCATGATGTGGACAAAGACAATCATTAACAGGAAAAGAAGCACAATAATTTTCATAGTGTTTTTGTTATTTAACTAGCTAGCTAACATAATACACAATCAAAGAGAAATCTATCATTCTGACTAAATTTGGTTGTGTGTTAAGAGAAGAAATAAtcctatctgtctgtctctctctctaatctCATGATCTGTTTTTGTCTGTCATATATGTAGTGTACAGACCCACACACAAAGATGGTATTCTAATACTAATAACTCCTGAGATCCTTTCTCAGCTTGGAAGTGAGTAGATCTACATGGGTTAGCGTATGGAACACTAGATCAGTGCATGTGATGGCACTTTTCCACTTACAGCAAGGCTAGAAGGAAATGACTCCaaacaagtcacttaaaccagtgTTTATGTCACTACTCTGTGGAGCCCATAGACTTTGGGCGGGAATCTCATCAGTATTAAATTGATGATGTCAATGGGTCTAGTCTTCATTGGTGATGGTCTAGATGAGTTGGGATATCAGACCCTTACATTTCTGTCATATTCGCTTTCTCCAGGGGTTTGTCAGCCAATTCTGGATCCTGGTGTATATAGGTTATTGGCCAAATCCTAATTTTTTTGAAGTGAGGGGCTAAACCttagtgacttcaatggaatcaaaATTTGGTCTCATTATCCCTAGTTAGATTTGTTTCAGAAAACACTGGAACAAGTTTCTCTTCAAAACAGGCTTTGCACCACAGCGAGAATGACACAGTTCTTACATagagaagatgggtgaggtggtatcttttattggaccatcttctgttggtgagaggaacaagcttttgagctgcacgGAGCTCATTTTcaggttaaaataataaaagacagcTTCCTGAGGCTCCTAGCATGTCATTAACAATACAATAATATCCCAACTGTATATACATAAGCAGTTCAGGAGGAACTTTGCCATGCAGAACCTTCTTTTGCACCCTTTTATGATTGTGGGGAGCAAAACTTCAGTTCACTCAGAAAATCCCATCAAAGAGATGACATAGGAGCACTCTCAAGGGAAGGCAAACATTGAAAATCCTGTCTAACCAAATACTAAATATCTTTCCAGGCCTTCCCACCTGCAAACCAcctggaacaaagaaacaaataaaaacaacaaacaactaaacaaaaataaatccgaCAAACAAAAACTCCCAAAGAACAAATGAATTGATACCTCAGTCTGAGCTGCTatcctgaaaaataaaaagaaccagaGAACCCGCTAGGGATTTTGCCGTGGCTACTGATTTTATGTTCACGATGATCACATGCAAAGGTGATGGCTAGCAGTACATAGATAGATCAACAGATAAATTTTGATCtgatttacattgatgtaaacCTCTCGTAACTAATTTTTCGTTATTTGTTTGTCTGGATTTTTATTAGTGTAAATACCCATATCTGCATTAACAGATTGCACAGTTTGTTCTCATGAAGCCGATAGTGTCATCAGctgattatatttataaaaaaacaCAGAATGTAACTGTGATCAGTGGAGAAATACAGACATTTTATTCTTGCTGAATAGCCTCCAACATATCAGTTTACTCAGTGCACCTTTCATTTCCTTGtttctcatgctgtagatgatcggATTCATCATTGGGGGCATTATGgaatagagaacagccaccaagagattCTGATCTGAGGTTGAGTTGGAGGTGGGtttcagaaaggaaaagaggCCAGTGAAAAGGAATAAGGAGACCACAATGAGATGAGggaagcaggtggagaaggctttatgcctgccctgctcagaggggattctcagcactgttttgaagatctgaacatatgacacagTTATAAAAGCAAAGCAGATTAAACCTAAAAGAACACGAAGAGAAATAAGAACAACTTCACTGATGTTTGAGTCAGAGCAGGCCAGGCGGAggagctgggggatttcacaAAAGAACTGATCCACCATATTGCCTCCACAGAAGGATATCACAAATGTGTTCCCAGTGTGCAGTGCAGAATAGAGAATaccactgatccaggcactggctgccatttggacacaagctctcctaTTCATCACcatctcatagtgcagtggttggcagatggcaatGTATCGGTCGTACCCCATGATGGTCAGTAACGCAAAATTTGCTGAAGCAAAGAATATGTAAAAACAGACTTGGGCAACGCATCCAGAATAAGAAATCAATCTGGTGTTCATGAGGGAATttgccatggatttggggatggtgacagagatggagccaaagTCTAGGACGGACAGATTAATcaagaagaagtacatggggtTGTGAAGGTGGCGGTTGAGGGCTGTGGCTGTGATGATGAGAAGGTTCCCCAGCAGGGATATCAGGTAAAGCACTAGAAATACTATAAAATGTAAAATCTGCAGTTCTCTaatgtcagagaatcccaggagaaggaatccAGTCATggtggtttggttggacattttcttcctcagtacaCTGTGTGATGGCTGCGCAGGGAATGAGAAGGACAATGGTCAGGATCAGAGTGACAGAGAGAATGGCCTGCTTCtccttttcctaatatctcattATATGAATGTCAAAGGTGCACGGAACTCATCACTTAGAATGACTATGtgttgttaagtatcagagggtagccgtgttagtctggatctgtaaaagcagcaaagaatcctgtggcaccttatagactaacagacgttttggagcatgagctttcgtgggtgaatacccacttcctcagatgcatgtaatggaaatatccaggggcaggttccgtatatgtgtgctagcaagcaagctagagataacgaggtcagttcaatcagggaggatgaggccctgttctagcagttgaggtgtgaaaaccaagagaggagaaactggttctgtaattggcaagccattcacagtcttgtgAATCctgattgaacaaagactgtgaatggcttgccaattacagaaccagtttctcctctcttggttttcacacctcaactgctagaacagggcctcatcctccctgattgaactgacctcgttatctctagcttgcttgctagcacacatatacggaacctgcccctggatatttccattacatgcatctgaggaagtgggtattcacccacgaaagctcatgctccaaaacgtctgttagtctataaggtgccacaggattctttgctgcttttatgtgtTGTTAGTGCTCCTTACCTCTCACAATCAATCAGTCACATTATTACACAAGTGTAATCTCCTTTAA contains:
- the LOC115641153 gene encoding olfactory receptor 14A16-like; this encodes MSNQTTMTGFLLLGFSDIRELQILHFIVFLVLYLISLLGNLLIITATALNRHLHNPMYFFLINLSVLDFGSISVTIPKSMANSLMNTRLISYSGCVAQVCFYIFFASANFALLTIMGYDRYIAICQPLHYEMVMNRRACVQMAASAWISGILYSALHTGNTFVISFCGGNMVDQFFCEIPQLLRLACSDSNISEVVLISLRVLLGLICFAFITVSYVQIFKTVLRIPSEQGRHKAFSTCFPHLIVVSLFLFTGLFSFLKPTSNSTSDQNLLVAVLYSIMPPMMNPIIYSMRNKEMKGALSKLICWRLFSKNKMSVFLH